A stretch of Labrus mixtus chromosome 7, fLabMix1.1, whole genome shotgun sequence DNA encodes these proteins:
- the LOC132977973 gene encoding solute carrier family 2, facilitated glucose transporter member 5-like isoform X2 has protein sequence MCNFSENVSYRLVLCILNTVHQLRVQKWTVHQGSCSIGGFICCQWFWELEDRFNMGYKFPSLLLQQWKKALLFNNIVAIVAALLMLFSRMAKSFEMIFLGRFLYGYNVGLGLSVHLMYLGECSPKKLRGFLTLTSSIFIGFGKITGQIIGIKEMMGTEDMWPYLLAISGIPAILQFVTLLFFPEAPRYLYIDKGDTQGSEKALQWLWQEHNLKLELEDMQKERESTQGEKKKTVKDVLTSRCVRWQLLTLAIPCAGVQFCGINALYFYAFDIFRESGVPEDQMHYFAIGIGATELITVTLCSFLIDRAGRKKLMGYGYLLMGVTMSVLTAMLSIKDLNTWIPYVNIALIFCVICIYGLGPSGVSMALPADLFLQAWRPSAYVISGTINWLGMFLVGMSFGFIVEGLGQFCFLIFVAYSIFSAAFLLYFIPETKGKTMVEIMEDFNKLNYKNRAADTEKTDITLATKL, from the exons ATGTGTAACTTCAGCGAGAATGTCTCATATAGGCTCGTCCTCTGCATCCTCAACACTGTACATCAACTGAGAGTGCAGAAATGGACGGTGCACCAGGGAAG CTGCAGTATTGGAGGCTTTATCTGCTGTCAGTGGTTTTGGGAATTGGAGGATCGTTTCAATATGGGATACAAGTTTCCGTCATTGCTTCTCCAGCAGTG GAAAAAAGCTCTGTTGTTCAACAACATTGTGGCGATTGTCGCTGCTCTTCTCATGCTCTTCAGTCGCATGGCCAAATCATTTGAGATGATTTTCTTGGGAAGATTTCTGTACGGGTATAATGTGG GTCTTGGCCTAAGTGTACACCTCATGTACCTTGGCGAATGTTCTCCAAAGAAACTCAGAGGTTTCCTGACTCTAACCAGCTCAATCTTCATCGGATTTGGAAAGATAACGGGTCAAATAATTGGCATCAA GGAGATGATGGGTACAGAAGATATGTGGCCGTACCTCCTAGCTATAAGTGGTATTCCTGCCATCCTGCAGTTTGTAACCCTGCTTTTCTTCCCTGAAGCCCCTCGCTACCTTTACATTGACAAAGGAGACACTCAAGGCAGTGAAAAAG cCTTGCAGTGGCTGTGGCAGGAGCACAACTTAAAGCTGGAGTTAGAGGacatgcagaaagagagagagagcacacagggagagaagaagaagacggtgAAGGACGTTCTCACCTCGCGCTGTGTGAGGTGGCAGCTGCTGACTCTGGCCATCCCCTGTGCTGGTGTTCAGTTCTGTGGCATCAACGCT CTGTATTTCTACGCCTTTGACATATTTCGTGAGTCAGGAGTGCCAGAGGACCAAATGCATTACTTTGCCATCGGTATCGGAGCAACAGAGCTCATCACTGTCACATTGTGT TCTTTCCTGATAGATCGTGCGGGCAGAAAGAAGCTGATGGGTTATGGCTATCTGCTGATGGGTGTCACCATGTCTGTGCTGACCGCCATGCTGTCCATAAAG GATCTGAATACATGGATCCCATATGTGAACATCGCTCTGATCTTCTGTGTGATCTGCATTTATGGACTTGGACCTT CTGGAGTGTCTATGGCCCTTCCCGCCGACCTCTTCCTACAAGCCTGGCGTCCTTCTGCGTACGTCATCAGTGGGACCATCAACTGGCTGGGCATGTTCCTTGTGGGGATGTCATTTGGCTTCATTGTG GAAGGACTTGGGCAGTTCTGCTTCCTTATTTTTGTGGCCTACTCCATTTTCAGTGCAGCGTTTCTGTTATATTTCATCCCAGAGACCAAAGGAAAGACGATGGTGGAGATAATGGAGGACTTCAATAAACTGAACTACAAGAACAGGGCTGCTGACACTGAAAAGACAGACATTACTCTTGCAACTAAACTTTAA
- the LOC132977973 gene encoding solute carrier family 2, facilitated glucose transporter member 11-like isoform X1, with translation MDGAPGKLQYWRLYLLSVVLGIGGSFQYGIQVSVIASPAVHVQSFVNHTWLSRYGAPVDDSTNQLMWSFIVAVLSLGAWAGAVHSGSLPVTYGRKKALLFNNIVAIVAALLMLFSRMAKSFEMIFLGRFLYGYNVGLGLSVHLMYLGECSPKKLRGFLTLTSSIFIGFGKITGQIIGIKEMMGTEDMWPYLLAISGIPAILQFVTLLFFPEAPRYLYIDKGDTQGSEKALQWLWQEHNLKLELEDMQKERESTQGEKKKTVKDVLTSRCVRWQLLTLAIPCAGVQFCGINALYFYAFDIFRESGVPEDQMHYFAIGIGATELITVTLCSFLIDRAGRKKLMGYGYLLMGVTMSVLTAMLSIKDLNTWIPYVNIALIFCVICIYGLGPSGVSMALPADLFLQAWRPSAYVISGTINWLGMFLVGMSFGFIVEGLGQFCFLIFVAYSIFSAAFLLYFIPETKGKTMVEIMEDFNKLNYKNRAADTEKTDITLATKL, from the exons ATGGACGGTGCACCAGGGAAG CTGCAGTATTGGAGGCTTTATCTGCTGTCAGTGGTTTTGGGAATTGGAGGATCGTTTCAATATGGGATACAAGTTTCCGTCATTGCTTCTCCAGCAGTG CATGTTCAGAGTTTCGTGAACCACACGTGGTTGTCAAGATACGGCGCTCCTGTGGACGATTCTACAAACCAGCTCATGTGGTCCTTCATCGTGGCTGTGTTGAGTCTTGGAGCATGGGCTGGAGCTGTTCACAGTGGTAGCCTTCCTGTCACTTATGGCCg GAAAAAAGCTCTGTTGTTCAACAACATTGTGGCGATTGTCGCTGCTCTTCTCATGCTCTTCAGTCGCATGGCCAAATCATTTGAGATGATTTTCTTGGGAAGATTTCTGTACGGGTATAATGTGG GTCTTGGCCTAAGTGTACACCTCATGTACCTTGGCGAATGTTCTCCAAAGAAACTCAGAGGTTTCCTGACTCTAACCAGCTCAATCTTCATCGGATTTGGAAAGATAACGGGTCAAATAATTGGCATCAA GGAGATGATGGGTACAGAAGATATGTGGCCGTACCTCCTAGCTATAAGTGGTATTCCTGCCATCCTGCAGTTTGTAACCCTGCTTTTCTTCCCTGAAGCCCCTCGCTACCTTTACATTGACAAAGGAGACACTCAAGGCAGTGAAAAAG cCTTGCAGTGGCTGTGGCAGGAGCACAACTTAAAGCTGGAGTTAGAGGacatgcagaaagagagagagagcacacagggagagaagaagaagacggtgAAGGACGTTCTCACCTCGCGCTGTGTGAGGTGGCAGCTGCTGACTCTGGCCATCCCCTGTGCTGGTGTTCAGTTCTGTGGCATCAACGCT CTGTATTTCTACGCCTTTGACATATTTCGTGAGTCAGGAGTGCCAGAGGACCAAATGCATTACTTTGCCATCGGTATCGGAGCAACAGAGCTCATCACTGTCACATTGTGT TCTTTCCTGATAGATCGTGCGGGCAGAAAGAAGCTGATGGGTTATGGCTATCTGCTGATGGGTGTCACCATGTCTGTGCTGACCGCCATGCTGTCCATAAAG GATCTGAATACATGGATCCCATATGTGAACATCGCTCTGATCTTCTGTGTGATCTGCATTTATGGACTTGGACCTT CTGGAGTGTCTATGGCCCTTCCCGCCGACCTCTTCCTACAAGCCTGGCGTCCTTCTGCGTACGTCATCAGTGGGACCATCAACTGGCTGGGCATGTTCCTTGTGGGGATGTCATTTGGCTTCATTGTG GAAGGACTTGGGCAGTTCTGCTTCCTTATTTTTGTGGCCTACTCCATTTTCAGTGCAGCGTTTCTGTTATATTTCATCCCAGAGACCAAAGGAAAGACGATGGTGGAGATAATGGAGGACTTCAATAAACTGAACTACAAGAACAGGGCTGCTGACACTGAAAAGACAGACATTACTCTTGCAACTAAACTTTAA